The DNA sequence ATGAATTTGGGACACTCGGCTTCAATGCTGAAGTTCCCATAGCTCTCATAGGCAGAAAACCAGCTGTAGTATCCTATAAGGGCAACATCTACAAACCCAAAGTTGTCGCCTCCAAAGTATGGCTTCTCTCCAAGCTCTGCTTCCAACACCTTCAAAATTTCTATGTATTCCTTCTTGGCTGCTTCTTGCTCTTCTCCTTTTGTGCTCCATATCTTCCTTCCACAATCATAGACCTGTATTTTACAGTACAAAtttgttaataaattttagaaaagTTGGCTTTCTTTAGAACACTTCCTCTAGATTATAAACAGTGTTTTAATAGGTACAACACACAAGTGATGTATGTAAGTAAGCTCCAACCCCATTATAAAAATTCTCTTTTTAGCTTAGATGGTTActgaaagtaaaaaaaaaaaaagatattactTAATTGTACAACAACCAAAAGTGAAAGAGATAAAGTTGTACTAGTGCTGAGAAAAGCATTGATAATGTCTGAGCTTCAGATCTACACATTGCATTTGAATCAGCCgaataaaacataaataaagtgatttaataatcattttgtaataaaaaaaagctTGTCTCCTGTGCTTGACTGAAAACTACCAAATAAAGAAAGTCATCCTATGATTGgaattattattatcttttcaaaaaaaaaaaaacaacaacaaaaagctGTTAAACAGTATTCCTTTATATTAGTCCAAAaacaaattatgaaaaaaaaggCTTATATTAAAAGCTACAAACAGAGTTACCTTCTTGTCGATGTAGTCAGCCCAAAACCTAGCTTGTGCTCTCTGGTAAGGATCAGAAGAAAGCAAAGGGGAATTTCCAGGCCAAACCTCATCGATGTACTGCAAAATAACGAGCGACTCACATACGGGCTTTCCATTGTGAATCAATACCGGAATCTTCTTGTGAATAGGGTTCATCTTCAGAAGCAGGGGACTTTTGTCCCTCAGATCCTCGTCCCTGTACTCGTACTTAACACCCTTTTCAGTCAAAGCTATTCTGGCTCTCATGCCGAACATGCTGGGCCAGAAATCCAACAGAATCACCTCGTCCGCCATTGCCGATTTTTTCACAAACGAGTGGTGAGAGAGCAAATAAATATGAAAGAAGTGAGTGAGAGGATATACATCCGTGTATAGCCTTATATagaaaactaataatatatttgtttgtttggtaataaaaacaaataataattaatggttccaattttgtattatttttgtaCACTTTAATATCTATTGGTAATTTGGTACAACACTTTTTGATTATTTAATGTAGAAATGCAAAAAGGAACTAGCCTTTTATAATAGGTGTCATATTTAATTATAcggggatatgattttgtttcTTTTGATTGTACTTTCACTTGATGTACGACAACCGTTAGATGGATGAGTTATTTGATCTAAgtgctgagattgatctaggaaTAATTaaggttaaaaaatagtaatgtACTCTGACACTCATCTAATGTACCTTGAGACCCATTTAATATACCACAGAATACATtctgtgaaagtacatcacgagaCAAGATCGTGTCCCTAATTATATATTGGTGAAATTATGTATatgatttagtttaatttaggtGGTGTtagcttttaaattttttaatcacaaaaatataataagattgtgtattttttaattttaaaaataaaaaataaaagtatgttatataaattttattttattttttgattttatttaagtcgggtctgaATCTAAGGTCTGGAGTCGGAACAGGGTTCGGGGTTAGAGCAGGCTCCGGGTTTGGAGTCCGAGGCCGAACTGGAGTCCGGGTTtggggtccaagttcgggtcaaGGGTCGGAGTTGGGGTTCAGGTCCATGGTCTAAGTCcggggtccgggtccgagttcGACTTCGAGTACGGGTACAGGATTCAGGTTTGGAGTCTAGGTTCGACGTCTAGAGTCAGGCTTAAGGTCCGAGTCTAGGGTCGGGGTCGGGGCTCGGGTCCGGGGCTGCATGTCAAGTTGAGGTTGAAGAacaaaatatgtttttttttttttaaaaaaatatttttacttttttaattaaaaaataaaaaacattaaaaaagtGTTAACAAACGCATCCCATATTGCTAACCAACCAATTACAAGAATATTTATAAGACACCAAGGTGTGTGACACCTCTATGATAATTATAACAtcttataattagttagcagttttctataatttttattaaattaaaataagtaaaatttaatattaaattatattaagtgGCCTTTAGCATATAGCAAatctcatataacttaagaaaataaaatttaaaaaatatggatCACTAATCATAAATTAATACTTATAGTAATGACTGCTCTCTACCTTGTCTATTGTGTCATGTGTTTGGTTCAAAGATGGTGTCGGCAGCACGTCATGGTAACGTTTTAATATTTCTGAAAAAATATCTACAATTTGGAATTAAAAAGATGGATGATTATCGTTCCTATCTACCAAGTAGCATTTCTCAAATTCCACAGTAAATTctagtatttttctaattattattatgtatgtaATTATAATGATTTTAgttattgttaaaaaaattaagataatttgcgGTTAAACTCTCACAATCGTTTATTAATCCACTTAATatgaataatataaatttaaaaaaaataattaaattataaaaaaatcaaaattaaaaaaaaattaaaaaatattttttttcctcattctctttttctttttttccaaaACTTAAAATCCAAAACCCAAACCTATTACTCGCGCGAAGCCGAAGATACAAACGAGCGAAGACCTTGCTATCGTGGTGAAAATTTTGGTGCGATTCATTGGATTTGAAGGAGAACGACAAGAGAGATCGAGAGGGTGGGAGAGGATAGATCGAGATGGTGAGATCTCAAAGAGAGGGAGAGATCGAAACGGTGGGTAGTGGGTTTTTGCTGGCTGGTTGATAGGCAGGAGTCGACGTGGTGGTTTCGTCGAGATTGGAGTCTCGTCAGGGTGGTTCTGGGTTCTGGGGTGGGGGTTGGTGGGTGCGCgcactataaatttttttacttttagtcgtaattaaatttgtgagtaaaagtaaaaaaattgtgactaattataaattattattcttatattgtgactaaaaggtctgtGACTATATGTATTactcacaaaaattacaatttgttgtgactaaatgtatttttagtcacaatacttgctgtgactaaaactaaatagtGACAACTTGTTTCTAAATGGTATgctttagtcacaaataattttttgttgtgactaaaagtcacatttagtcacaaaaaatttatgttgtgactaaaaaattgtcactaaaagtagtaATTTTTTGTAGTGGTGGTGGGGGTTTGGTTTTCTGGGCAACAAAGAAGAagtagttttaaaaaaaaaactaaaaaggaaagaaagaaaaaagaaaaaagaaaaaaaaagaaagaaaaaaagaaaaaagaggaaaaaaaaaatatttatgtacaCTTTGGTAGTCCAATTTAGCACTTAGCAGACCAAAATAAACAGAAGGACTACAGAGCAAAACGATTATTGAATCTAGGAAGTTTAGCCATAATTTCTCGAGTAAGAAAGTTAAAACGGtaacaaacataaaaatatagaaaGTTTAGCCgcaaattaccaaaaaaaaaaaaaaaaaaaactataatgaATTTTAGTCATTATAATGATTTAAAGTAATGTAGATGATGTAGTTGTATGCAACAAACTTTGCTGTTTTTGTTTACGAAACTGATGCATCAGTTAAACTGTCCTTATATTTAACTACtcctattttaaattttggacCGAACTATGAAGTATGAACTCTTTATTATTGCTGgtgaaatttatttatgttttaatttttatatatttaattcttttgtttttttgttttgtaaaatTTAGAGGTTGTAAAACGTGTCAACGTGTCGTATTCGTGTTATATTTTATATGActctgtatttttcaaaatagtaaaagtaggaccttgagtttaatttttgataactttttttagtataatcagcttgaagacaattcctaacacgaacggatacataaaatgtaaatagttttgtcataacaattttagatcgaattattattaaattttattttgataaaaaatcaatttaggaCCCTATTTGTACCCTTTTAGGGCTTCTCCAATAGAACactaaaatctcaaaaatagtaaaattttaacATAAAATTGCTCCAATAGAACTCTAAATGCCATCCTATATATATGTGGGAGTCTATAACGTCACACTAAAAATAGTGGGACACTATAGACTacactaaatatttttcttagtttttaatattaaaataatgtgtttatgattaaatttttatatttatataaatataataatgtgtgatagtttgataaaataatataataataaagaatattttttagtgtaaattttagtgttgtggttagagtagaaaaaaatttagtgctaaaattatacttttttggTGTTGTTTTGACACTATATTTAACTTTGAGCATTGGAGATGCCCTTAGAAAATACATagtttattttgtcatttaacaaaacaaaggtccaattagtaacttttacaaaaaataatgtccaaaatagtatttacctaaaaaataattacattttttttttctataataaaaGTATATAGTAATtcttttttatgttaatttga is a window from the Cannabis sativa cultivar Pink pepper isolate KNU-18-1 chromosome 1, ASM2916894v1, whole genome shotgun sequence genome containing:
- the LOC115705789 gene encoding probable glutathione S-transferase; protein product: MADEVILLDFWPSMFGMRARIALTEKGVKYEYRDEDLRDKSPLLLKMNPIHKKIPVLIHNGKPVCESLVILQYIDEVWPGNSPLLSSDPYQRAQARFWADYIDKKVYDCGRKIWSTKGEEQEAAKKEYIEILKVLEAELGEKPYFGGDNFGFVDVALIGYYSWFSAYESYGNFSIEAECPKFITWAKRCLQRESVSKTLPDGKKVCEFVSVLRNKFGIE